The genome window aattccaccaaatcaaaatttgactcttcaacacccaattttgccctagaaatggctcttggttcactttggtcatttgtttttctctctagctcagcctaacctttctcacatgtcctaaatgacatttcaagctagtattaactcactttaacctccattcaccacagaattcagacttagccttccaactctcaaagtctcactctttttccactcataacatcacattctcactttctaaccttaggttagttctacccttcgtctctaacagatttccatcagcaatttcagcatataaacatcacaaacatcatcacaaaaaccctaaaacagaatgggtatgtttaactcatccaaacatggcaatttcaacaagttttcaacacatgtcttcacaaataatcatcacacagcagaaccCTAGCAAGattacccatcatatctcccaaaaaccccatacccacgaaatttaagagagaaagaagtccacccaaacctgaattttcgaagtcccactcgtagccacgcacttcacgaccccgaaaatgctctcctttcacgatttggggcagaaatgagcaccaaaggttgaagctttgtgtggagcttcaatggagaatgaagaagaagagaatgacaacgtgagggagagagagggcTGTCTGAAATTTCTGTTTTGCtaagtgaggagagagaaaagctttttggtcttaaataaaaggttttcctttttttctattattttattcaagctctgccacatgtcccgatttgattggagcaaaaagggcccactttctctttttgactgtgacccatactcagtcacaaaagagagaaaaatctgacctttgaaacgctaaaatcctgcctcggtttgcgtgccgtttctctgattccaatttctcgcgtttctctgcgtccgtcggggccagttttcgaaagcaagcaatatatatatcaaaacgctcagaataaaaccccgagcgtggttcagaggttggtttcgttaaattttaagtcgcacgcaaaacgatgatttttaactaattaattaggaattaacccataacctcccagttatggatttctctcccttaattagtccaacccgcatatcttgcccccactattcctatttctaccaagaacatatctaTACATATACACGGaacaatacttatatatatatgtatataatcattcaaaatacatcgtttccgtaaactccgggtagaaatttccaggatgttacatgTAAGCTAGATTTTGAAAATCTGCAAAATTATGCAGAAAAGCTGCCCAATTATGCAGTAAATCTGCCAATTATGCAGGAAAAAAAAGCTGGTTGTACAGTGCTAGTTTATGCTGTCACGGGAAAGGTAGTATATCTCGTGTTCTAGACATTCTTTAGCAGATCCCAACCGTCAAAACGTAGATTTCTGTATTAGGAACCCCCAGTTAAATTTTCAAGGccatccaatggttaacgaatcggGGATGAGGACTTTACTGAGGTATGTTGGTAGGAAAAACTCTGGAATTCGAATGAATCTTGTGTAAAGATTTCTGCCCccactctattttttttccaaggtAGTTTCATGTCAAATGGAATTGAATTGATTTGACAATGTGAAggcttggaggggttgatggggacccggtgctgagaggaaTGAGGAAAAGGGCTACGTACGGTACATGAGCTCAATTTAAAGGTGGGCAACTAGGGATGGTGTGATTATGCCTGGGCATGTGGAAATGGGATATTTGTTTCGCGCCATCGCCCGATctccacctagtaccacatatgacgggtgcccCATAACCCAATAAGCCCTatgtgagaaagcgtggaagagtcagtcttccaaCTTTTATTAGTTAACCACAGAGTGGTACATGAGGATATGTCGcaggggtcaggagaccttggggacgtcagatGGGGAGCTATTggccaaaaccaagcttggccAATctcgacccaacccgggcatagttaGCCAGTGAGAACCTATGATGTACCtcagcaggcgagctcctggcagtcaaccaataaaggAACAAAAGTCCACGAAGCAGGGAGGCTTGTGTGGCAGTTGGCCAGCTATCTATCTTGTGTTTTTATCTGAAAAATTCCCtctgataatcaattacaagacattgtgtaatcgattacagggtttaaaaattgaaacaaaacgTTCAAtagctactggtaattgattaccatttgtgtgtaatcgattacacagtgttatatgctgctggtaatcgattaccatttatgtgtaatcgattacacaatgtaaaTTTTAAGTTCCAATGTGCAATGGCTGTTGTAATTCACttttgggcactggtaatcgattgcatactttggtaatcaattaccagagaggaaatctcttgaaaaagacattttgactGTGCGTAGCCGTTATGGAacgcattgtattgttacctgtgtagttagattttttgtgaaagagtctaccccttttcttttatctcttgtagatcgcgatgacAGCAtagttgatccatgatcgcgtcatgatggagtgcctagagggtgtttgggagaccctcgaaggcaatgagaggtgccgattccgtggcaTAATTTGACTCACTGCTACTTCGCTAGTACATCCAGAGCAACCCGCACGCACacttcagcagcctgtggagtggatactacctacgccaactccatatcgactagttgagCCTGTTCAATTGATAaaggtgtcatcctctgaagaggatcttgaagaggacccagaggagttatCTCCTGAACCTGCTATGGATGCCCCTGACTTATCAGAGGATGATTAGGACCCGCtccctgatgttgattctccagaggatatTATGCCaacatctgaggcagactctacagaggagagtggccctggagggacagcgaatagtgacgactcttcatcatagcagacggctccttagatacttttgtgggtgggtgtatctagttcagactgctaggtttactcttttgatttttgggtgagTAAACctcttgtatagaaattttgatgattgtatatatattgtggctgaagccaccacaattgttacctttgctctggatgtcactgtgctattttgcaaactcccatgttttggacagttttttatgatgaaaacaattatgttttatcttgttatttgaaaaagaaatgttaacgaactttatttgaaaagagtttaccaACCGCACCTTATTATTTCTCACGTGACGACccaaaatgatggctggtattttttttctgaaaaagaaaaatagtttggagGTTATAAGTGATctgaaagaaatgaatccgaatagagttgtgaactggccactCAGGattctatagtgataattttccttctgaaattAAGTACCGTGAAATAAATAACAGtgcgaaaaaaaaagagaaaaaaaattttcccatggtttctgctatttaatttattactattaaaccagtcattatttagggatgccacaattggtggtatcagagcaaaagttggattctagtgaacctgtccATGGTCTTACTGAGTGAATgttgtgtatctctgaaacttggaagtaggtttcggggagtgacgttaagtcacaaaTTGTGTGTAATTCTACCCTCTTGTTTTAAGCAGGAAAGTGCAATTGATTTAGTAGAATtattgtgtgtatatatatagagagagaaagagagagagatattgttataactgtcatagcctaTATGGTACACTCTCTCAGTAGAATTTCTTGGATACTAATAGCTTCCTTACATgttaggtatggcaggacgtggtagggatcatAACCGTGATGTTCTCGACCGCATCAGAGttgtgctggaaactctagtgcaggaacgtgatgtggagtcgtcagagtatcggggactcatgactttccgtaagaaccacccgccgaAGTTCAGTGGGGACTATGATCCAGAGGGTGATAGGTTATGGTTAGCTGAGACTgagaagattttcgaggcgatgggttgcctcgaggagcataaggtccctTATGCGACGTTCATGCTCCAGGGAGAAGCTGAGAactggtggaagttcgtgaaacCTACATTAGCAGCACCTAGAGGCGTTATTCCTTGGAATtccttcaaggacaaattcctaGACAACTATTTTCCACGAGATCTCAGAAAGCGAAAGGCGAGGGAATTCCTGGATTTGAAGCAGGGAAACATGTCCGTTGGAGAATACACGGCCAAATTTAATGAACTTCTACAGTactggcctcaataccaagatgcttgGAACGAAGAGGGCTTATGTGCTCaatttgagaatgggcttcgacTGGAAATTCAACAGGCAGTTAGCTACATGCAGATTACAGATTTCAATCAACTGGTGACAAAGTGCCGAATATTTGAggacaagatgaaagagaggcaAACCAGAGGCTTTGGAGGACCACAAAGAAGTCACCCTTTTTGAGAAAACAGTAATAAGAGGATGAAGTCATATTCCAGCAACAAGGGGAAACAACCTATGGCTACgtccaacatgagccagtcaaaGGGGACTGGGGTACAGTGCTTTCAATGCGGAGGACCGCATCTTAGGAGAAATTGCCCACAACTCCAACAGACACAGGAAGATCGTTGCTATATTTGTCGCAAGGTAGGCCATTATGCTCGGGAGTGTAGAATGGCTGGGAGACCGACGGTAACTGCCAATTCTAACACAGTCAACCGTGGATCTACTAATCCCATgaggagcggtaatgttagcaacaacaataacactagtggtggaagacaGAAGGTACCCTCCtgggtatttgctatgagtggatCAGAAGCTGCTGCCTCCAACGATATGATACAGGGTAAGTGTTTAATTGCTGATAAACTGCTAGATGTACACTATGATTCGGGTGCCACGCATTcgttcatatctcatgcatgtgtggagaggttggggttatgtacgatggagttaccatatgatattgtggtgtctactccgactaatgagcctgtaaccacctctctgatgtgtttgaagtgtcctataactgttgagggtcgatcttttatgacggatttgatttgcctacctttagctcattTAGATGAGATCTTGGGAATGGactggttatctactaaccTTATCTTTCTAAACTGCAAAGAGAAGATGCTAGTATTTGGTGGAAATGTAATTTCAAATGAACCATTGAAGGAGAATGCTGCCAACGATGGAGTGGGGGACGTTCGAACCTACATGGTGTTTTTCTCCATGAATGTGGAGGAGGTCTCTAAAGTTAGcagtataccggtggtgtcagaattCCCAGAGGTCTTTCCTGATGACATTTGTGAattaccacctgagagagaagtggaattcattattgacttggtgcctggggcgaatccagtgtcgatcgTGCCCTATAGGATGTCTCCAGTAGAACTAGCAGAagtgaaggcacaagtgcaggatctCTTAAGTAAACAATTTGTTCGCCGAAGCGtatcaccgtggggagcgctggtcttattggttaaaaagaaTGATGAAGGCATGAGGATGTGCATAGACTACCGGCAGCTGAACAaagtcactatcaagaacaaatatcccctactaaggatagatgatttgattgatcaATTCAGAggagcgacggtattttcgaagattgatttgcgatcggggtatcatcaaatccgagttaagaaggaagatattccaaagactgcgtttcggactcggtatggaCATTATGattatttagtcatgccatttggagtgactaatgctctgACTAtcttcatggactatatgaaccgtatattccatgattacttagatcagttcgtggttgtgttcattgatgatatcctagtgtattcgaAGAATAAGAAGGAGCATGAAAAGCACTTGAGaattgtgttgcatatcctgagggataggaaaTTGTTCGCCAAATTATcgaaatgtgaattttggttagagaaagtgcagttcctagggcacgtgatttctaaagATGGGGTTGCGGTGGACCCGGTTAAAGTGGAATCCGTTATGGAGTGGTAACAACCAACAACTCCAACAGAAGTTTGAAGTTTCTTGGGGTTGGCCGGCTATTATAGGaaattcattgagggattttctaaattagCACTACCCCTAACTAACTAACttgtaagaatgagaagtttgtctagAATGAGAAATGTGagcaaagcttccaagagttgaagaggcgatTGACAACAGCTCCAGTGTTgattttgcccgaccctaagagaccatttgaagtgtattaCGATGCGAGCGGGCAAGGCTTAGGGTGCGTATTGATGCATAAGGGAAAggtagtggcttatgcttcacgcTAATtgcgtcctcatgaagttaactatcagacccatgacttggaactagcagctgtggtctttgccttaaagatttggaggcactATTTATATGGcactcgttttgaagttttcagcgATCACAAGAGCCTCAtatacttgttcgatcagaaggaactcaatatgaggtaacgaagatggatggagttcctcaaggattatgactttggtctttcctaccatccaggaaaggctaatgtagtagctgACGTGCTGAGCCAGAAGTCCTTATATGTTGCGACCATGATGATTCTGGAAtagagattgatagaggaatTCAGAGATCTAaatctagcaatcgagatgttacccaagagcttatttgtgggagcgttgcaaatcaccaatgaattcgtaAATCACATACACGAGGCTCAAAAGGATGACCAGTTTCTGCAAGACAAAGTGTTAGATGCAATGAGAGATAAGGATGTGGAGTTTAAAAAGGAtacaaccgggttaattagattcaaggggaggatatgtgtaccgccattagatgatttgaaagttaagatcttggaagaagcacataaaagccgtcttagtttccatccagggatgactaagatgtaccaagatttgaagagaagtttttggtggcatggcatgaagaaagatgtagctgaatatgtagcaacatgtttgacatgtcaaaaggccaAAGCTGAGCACCATCGACCATCAGGAGAATTAAAGCCGCTAgaaattccggaatggaaatgggagagcatatctatggattttgtatctagtttacccaagacgAGTCATGGACACAatgctgtgtgggtcatagtagatcgactcaccaaattTGCTCATTTTATTTcggtaaatatgaaatataaaatggaGAAGTTAGTAGAGTTGTACATCAAAGAAGTAGTAAGGTTACATGGAATTCTTTCCAATATCGTATCAGACAGGGACCCGAGGTTTACCTCGCGATTTTGGACAAGTCTGCATGAAGcattggggacaaagctgaagctcagttcagcttatcatccccaaacagatggtcagactgagcgaaccattcagactctagaagAACTACTCCGGGcatgtattatagagcaacaaggcaGTTGGATGGaatgtttgccattgattgaatTTACTTACAACAACAGCTACCAAGCCAgcattggtatggctccttttgaagctctatatgggcggaagtgcaaaactcctctttgttggtacgatgatggggaagcagtacttcttgggcctgaaatgctacaacaaattaccgaacaagtgaaattgattcgagagaaaataaaagcatcccaggataggcagaagagctattatgacAGAAGGAGAAAGCCATTAGATTTTCaagaaggagaacatgtgtttttgaaggtttctcctgtAACTGGAGTCGGGAGAGCTCTCAAATCTAGGAAGCTGACGCCCAAGTATCTGGGTCCgtatcaaattttaaagaagGTTGGGCCTGTAGCCTATCAAATCGCTCTACCTCCGAGCTTATCGAATCTGCAGcctgtgtttcatgtctctcaactgagacgaTACAACCCGGATCCATCAGATGTACTAGCACTGGACGAAATACAAGTGAAtgataacctcacctataaagcacaacctcagaagattGCTGATCGAAGAATGAAGTCGCTGAGAGGTAAagagatcgcgttggtgaaaGTGCAGTGGGGACCCAAAGAGGGTGATTCAACCTGGGAGTTCGAGGATAGGGTGAGAGagttgtacccaagtttgttcctagagtagttaatttcggggatgaaattccttaaagggtgggagtattgtgacatcctggaatttCTACCTGGAATTTTGTAAGTATTACatataaatgattatatatatatatatatatatatatattcttggtagaagtatgtacattgggggagaaatacgcgggttagactaattaacgaagagtaactcataactggacagttatagattaactcgcaattaattagtctaaaaattatcgttttgcgtgcaacttataattaaacaaaaccaacctctaaaccacgctcagggtctcattctgagcgttttgatatatatatatatatatatatatattgtctacCTTTGAAAACgagccccgacgggtgcagagaaacgcgaagAACTGGAACCGGAGAGGCAGCACGCAAATCGAGGCAAGATTTCAGCATCCAATAAGGtccagtttttttcttcttttatggcTGAGTATGTGGTCAAGTCAAAGGTAAAGGTTTTCAAGAAGGAGAAAGCCATTAGATTTTCaagaaggagaacatgtgtttttgaaggtttctcctgtAACTGGAGTCGGGAGAGCTCTCAAATCTAGGAAGCTGACGCCCAAGTATCTGGGTCCgtatcaaattttaaagaagGTTGGGCCTGTAGCCTATCAAATCGCTCTACCTCCGAGCTTATCGAATCTGCAGcctgtgtttcatgtctctcaactgagacgaTACAACCCGGATCCATCAGATGTACTAGCACTGGACGAAATACAAGTGAAtgataacctcacctataaagcacaacctcagaagattGCTGATCGAAGAATGAAGTCGCTGAGAGGTAAagagatcgcgttggtgaaaGTGCAGTGGGGACCCAAAGAGGGTGATTCAACCTGGGAGTTCGAGGATAGGGTGAGAGagttgtacccaagtttgttcctagagtagttaatttcggggatgaaattccttaaagggtgggagtattgtgacatcctggaatttCTACCTGGAATTTTGTAAGTATTACatataaatgattatatatatatatatatatatatatatatatatatatatatatatatatatatatatatatatatatatatatatattcttggtagaagtatgtacattgggggagaaatacgcgggttagactaattaacgaagagtaactc of Glycine soja cultivar W05 chromosome 1, ASM419377v2, whole genome shotgun sequence contains these proteins:
- the LOC114407426 gene encoding uncharacterized protein LOC114407426; translated protein: MTFRKNHPPKFSGDYDPEGDRLWLAETEKIFEAMGCLEEHKVPYATFMLQGEAENWWKFVKPTLAAPRGVIPWNSFKDKFLDNYFPRDLRKRKAREFLDLKQGNMSVGEYTAKFNELLQYWPQYQDAWNEEGLCAQFENGLRLEIQQAVSYMQITDFNQLVTKCRIFEDKMKERQTRGFGGPQRSHPF